A stretch of Paenibacillus mucilaginosus 3016 DNA encodes these proteins:
- a CDS encoding acyltransferase domain-containing protein yields MDVDKPIVFMFSGQGSQYYQMGRALYDGHPVFRHWMDTLDRSCLAIGGYSVTRELYDERQPAGKYFDRLEYTHPAIFMLEYALANVFMELGLHPQYVLGTSLGEYAACAVAGALDYETALASVIVQAEMIRTECEPGGMTAVLAPYSLYYDEPVFHTNTELASVNYDTHFVVAGGEAGLTAVEQYLRGREITFQRLPVPYGFHSRWIEAARMPYARHLGSVTLHSPRMKVVSGCRGEQENLDAEFLWEAVREPLFFRSAIKALKPEKSKIYIDLGPSGTLANFMKQNKYLGLATEDIYPVITPFSKEMTGMERIVARIAAEQKERPWL; encoded by the coding sequence ATGGATGTGGACAAACCGATTGTTTTTATGTTCTCCGGACAGGGGTCACAGTACTACCAAATGGGTAGAGCGTTATATGACGGGCACCCTGTTTTCCGCCACTGGATGGACACCTTGGACCGGAGCTGCCTTGCGATCGGCGGGTACTCCGTAACCCGGGAGCTGTATGATGAGCGGCAGCCTGCAGGCAAATACTTTGACCGCCTTGAGTACACGCACCCAGCCATTTTCATGTTGGAATATGCTTTGGCGAATGTCTTTATGGAGCTAGGATTGCACCCCCAATATGTCTTGGGGACCAGTTTGGGCGAATATGCGGCATGTGCCGTTGCGGGGGCTCTCGATTACGAAACGGCCTTGGCCTCAGTCATCGTTCAAGCCGAGATGATTCGAACAGAGTGCGAGCCCGGAGGGATGACCGCGGTCCTGGCACCGTATTCCCTGTATTACGACGAGCCGGTATTTCACACCAACACGGAACTCGCCTCCGTGAACTACGATACACACTTTGTTGTGGCTGGAGGTGAGGCCGGTTTGACCGCAGTGGAGCAATACCTCAGAGGGCGGGAGATCACCTTCCAACGGCTTCCCGTCCCGTATGGGTTCCACTCCCGCTGGATTGAAGCGGCCAGGATGCCTTATGCAAGGCATCTTGGTTCCGTTACGCTTCATTCGCCGCGAATGAAAGTGGTCTCCGGCTGCAGGGGAGAACAAGAGAACCTGGATGCAGAATTCCTCTGGGAAGCCGTGCGCGAACCCCTATTTTTTCGCAGCGCCATCAAAGCGCTGAAGCCAGAGAAGTCGAAGATCTATATCGACTTGGGCCCATCAGGTACCTTGGCCAACTTTATGAAACAAAATAAATATCTTGGGCTTGCCACAGAAGATATCTACCCCGTCATAACCCCGTTCTCCAAAGAAATGACTGGTATGGAACGGATCGTCGCTCGAATAGCGGCTGAACAGAAGGAGAGACCGTGGCTTTAG
- a CDS encoding calcium-binding protein, protein MAYKQPLFGTAGDDLIRISPEGNQYVFGRDGNDTIHALGTRGGSLIHGGSGDDLITAEGPSHRIHGGEGKDQFILFSGENIVLDNQGNDGATFIGTGTDAKIANNKVDLGIGNDYVNAYDQKRMRVNMGEGDDRSRLYSHSGSIWKGGDGDDELVIFSTTGGRYEGGAGNDHFIDWPGDEYSPPSWSEGNTYFGGQGKDIFELSGSRHTVHGGDDSDWAHGYASNSVLYGESGDDSLNTSTFRSSIYGGEGNDSLGGTTSMSSFYGGQGNDSIGTGWALHDYSIGSYMDGGTGDDRLSTAGMDSLMIGGSGNDSLMLGGNIYKSGDLNTTMIGGSGSDLYAIGPTVGKCTIQDDGLAGEVDTLNILTATYKVGETQFTREEGDLIVTLIDEVNEQHEVLVEGFFGSPASRIERFVYGEGEDSFVFTDADVERMIQAASAASASTAGEYEKVSVTGAQLQELLIGPAIG, encoded by the coding sequence TTGGCGTATAAACAGCCGCTCTTTGGTACTGCTGGTGATGATCTCATCCGGATTTCCCCCGAGGGGAATCAATACGTCTTTGGCCGCGATGGGAACGATACAATCCATGCACTGGGAACCCGCGGAGGAAGCCTAATTCATGGCGGTTCAGGCGATGATCTGATTACCGCTGAGGGCCCGAGTCATCGGATCCATGGAGGCGAGGGAAAAGACCAGTTTATACTATTTTCCGGGGAAAACATCGTATTAGACAACCAGGGGAATGATGGGGCAACTTTCATCGGTACCGGTACAGACGCGAAGATCGCGAACAATAAAGTCGATCTTGGGATCGGAAACGACTATGTGAACGCATATGACCAGAAGAGAATGAGAGTGAACATGGGTGAAGGCGACGATAGATCCCGTCTTTACTCACACAGCGGCAGCATATGGAAAGGTGGTGACGGTGACGACGAACTGGTGATTTTCTCTACAACAGGAGGACGCTATGAAGGTGGAGCAGGCAACGATCATTTCATAGATTGGCCTGGTGACGAATATTCACCTCCAAGCTGGAGTGAGGGAAATACCTATTTCGGCGGACAGGGCAAGGATATTTTTGAGTTGTCCGGTTCCCGTCATACAGTTCATGGTGGAGATGACTCAGATTGGGCCCACGGCTATGCGTCCAATTCGGTACTGTATGGAGAGAGTGGCGATGATTCCTTAAACACATCCACATTCAGATCATCCATCTATGGTGGAGAGGGTAATGATTCTTTGGGTGGAACTACATCCATGTCGTCCTTCTATGGGGGACAAGGCAATGACTCGATTGGAACAGGGTGGGCTCTTCATGATTACAGTATCGGGTCCTATATGGATGGCGGAACTGGAGACGACCGTCTTTCTACCGCGGGGATGGATTCTTTGATGATCGGCGGTTCGGGCAATGATAGTTTAATGCTAGGAGGCAATATTTACAAATCAGGAGATTTGAACACAACAATGATTGGCGGCTCGGGTTCGGATCTATATGCCATTGGACCCACTGTTGGAAAGTGCACCATACAAGATGATGGACTCGCTGGAGAGGTAGATACGTTAAACATTTTGACAGCGACCTATAAGGTGGGTGAAACCCAGTTTACCCGCGAGGAAGGTGATCTGATCGTCACCTTAATAGACGAAGTAAACGAACAGCATGAAGTGCTCGTTGAGGGGTTCTTCGGAAGCCCTGCCTCCAGAATCGAGCGTTTCGTATATGGAGAGGGAGAAGACAGTTTCGTCTTCACTGATGCGGATGTCGAGCGAATGATCCAAGCAGCTTCGGCTGCCTCTGCAAGTACGGCAGGTGAATATGAGAAAGTATCAGTGACTGGAGCCCAGCTGCAGGAGCTTCTGATCGGCCCCGCCATAGGATGA
- a CDS encoding glycoside hydrolase family 9 protein, whose product MFTGGKLRVRKKWFPMILALTMACSMLPQPVSVHASETNPYLPPEGPEWNKLRDLNIDSYAWGYGSTVTSVSYAGRQAFRHDVTGSWASQFIMNGWQTFNLAPYDENGTLEFDIIGQAGGEQVQIGFQDVVHERRVNGAFFTDSDAQPEETRQDALSQDMNSYVPVTREWQHVSIPLKTITGSNALFEKKQVQLLKLTGTSSSPSTFWISNIRIVSPDKEASAMPIKVNQVGYTPGSDKYALVSGYYNEVSAGPGTPFQVRRQSDDSIAYSGQLSLVKAYDALSGEKVLKADFTPLKETGSFYVTVNEVAVPSVPFEINSGVYGGLLKDVTKFFYYQRANADLQAAHAGEYARTGAHKQDAALPLQSSSITRDVSGGWWDAGDTGKYVTAGATAVSDLLWAYETFPKQFRDGQLNIPESGNGVPDLLDEIKFETDFFLKMQDPVSGGFYAYVNREPVPNRYIMDGTGSASVIPTAQTANTVGALAHAAVVFKGVPGQSAYAAKLLAAAVRGWNFLEVNPQYIAQPDGPYNDQEDLNDRFYAAAVLYRATGEQKYNAYVQAHYQAFASKFSTADFSHGINGMEMIGYYHYLKSNMPDAAVKAWFTQQFTAWRAKVIDTTLNTAVWRNSTNEGFYWGANSNVASVPMSLAIGSMITGQYNAENLKVASGNLHYLLGINPLQLSYITGHGENRIHRTHHEIFMRDFKVEMPGGYMVGGPNNGKAKFPAKAYNHSTVDWETNEQALNYNSPLVFLTAMMLAAEQPEKVYVSSITLNKTTETLKLRSQSTVTASVGPETAENKRVTVKSKNPNVAKVAYAVYDASTGQTSFTVSAVGIGSTQIVVTSQDGKASALYNISVTRK is encoded by the coding sequence ATGTTCACAGGAGGCAAGCTTCGCGTAAGAAAGAAATGGTTTCCCATGATCCTGGCTTTGACGATGGCATGCAGTATGCTGCCGCAGCCGGTCAGTGTCCATGCAAGCGAGACGAATCCCTACCTGCCGCCCGAAGGGCCGGAGTGGAACAAGCTGCGTGATCTCAATATCGACAGTTACGCTTGGGGCTACGGAAGCACGGTGACATCCGTCAGCTATGCAGGCAGGCAAGCGTTCCGGCATGACGTTACGGGTTCTTGGGCCAGCCAGTTTATTATGAATGGATGGCAGACTTTCAATCTCGCTCCGTATGATGAGAATGGGACGCTGGAGTTTGATATCATCGGCCAAGCCGGAGGCGAGCAGGTGCAGATCGGGTTCCAGGATGTGGTCCATGAGCGGAGAGTGAACGGGGCGTTCTTCACGGATTCGGACGCGCAGCCTGAGGAAACAAGACAGGATGCCCTGTCGCAGGATATGAATTCCTACGTTCCGGTAACTCGGGAATGGCAGCACGTATCGATTCCGCTGAAGACCATCACGGGCAGCAATGCCCTCTTCGAAAAGAAACAAGTTCAGCTTCTGAAGTTAACCGGGACAAGCAGCAGCCCGTCTACGTTCTGGATCAGCAACATTCGCATCGTATCGCCGGATAAGGAAGCGAGCGCGATGCCGATCAAAGTCAACCAGGTCGGGTATACGCCCGGCAGTGACAAGTACGCGCTTGTCAGCGGGTACTACAACGAAGTATCCGCCGGACCGGGCACCCCGTTCCAGGTAAGAAGACAGTCGGATGACAGCATAGCTTATTCGGGTCAATTATCCCTTGTCAAAGCTTATGACGCTCTCTCCGGAGAGAAAGTGCTCAAAGCGGATTTCACACCGCTGAAGGAAACGGGCTCGTTCTATGTTACCGTCAATGAAGTGGCAGTTCCCTCCGTCCCTTTTGAGATAAACAGCGGCGTGTATGGCGGTTTGCTGAAAGATGTCACGAAATTCTTTTATTATCAGAGAGCCAACGCAGACTTGCAGGCAGCCCACGCCGGTGAGTATGCCCGTACCGGTGCGCATAAGCAGGATGCTGCGCTTCCCCTTCAGTCCAGCAGTATAACGAGGGACGTGTCCGGAGGCTGGTGGGATGCCGGAGATACCGGCAAATACGTGACGGCCGGTGCGACAGCAGTATCGGATCTGCTGTGGGCGTACGAAACGTTCCCGAAGCAGTTCAGGGACGGGCAGTTGAATATTCCGGAGAGCGGGAACGGCGTTCCGGATCTGCTTGACGAAATTAAATTCGAGACGGATTTCTTCCTGAAGATGCAGGACCCGGTATCGGGCGGCTTCTACGCTTATGTGAACCGTGAACCTGTCCCGAACCGGTACATCATGGACGGTACAGGCTCTGCAAGCGTTATTCCTACCGCCCAGACGGCCAATACGGTTGGAGCCTTAGCCCATGCTGCTGTGGTATTCAAAGGGGTGCCGGGGCAATCGGCGTACGCCGCCAAGCTCCTCGCAGCGGCTGTCCGCGGATGGAATTTTCTTGAGGTCAATCCGCAGTATATCGCACAGCCGGACGGACCGTACAATGATCAGGAAGACCTCAATGACCGCTTCTATGCCGCGGCTGTACTGTACCGTGCAACAGGTGAGCAGAAGTATAACGCTTACGTGCAGGCCCATTATCAAGCCTTCGCTTCCAAATTCAGTACCGCGGACTTCTCGCACGGAATTAACGGGATGGAAATGATCGGTTATTATCATTACCTCAAATCGAATATGCCGGATGCGGCGGTCAAAGCATGGTTTACGCAGCAGTTTACGGCTTGGCGCGCCAAGGTGATCGATACAACCCTGAATACCGCGGTGTGGCGCAACTCCACGAACGAGGGGTTCTATTGGGGAGCCAATTCCAATGTGGCCAGCGTACCGATGAGTCTGGCTATCGGAAGCATGATTACCGGGCAGTATAACGCGGAGAATCTGAAGGTGGCTTCCGGCAATCTTCATTACCTGCTCGGCATCAATCCGCTGCAGTTGAGTTACATTACCGGTCACGGCGAGAATCGGATTCACCGGACGCATCATGAGATCTTTATGAGAGATTTCAAAGTGGAAATGCCGGGAGGCTATATGGTGGGGGGGCCGAATAACGGGAAGGCCAAATTCCCGGCCAAAGCTTACAATCATTCGACCGTAGACTGGGAAACGAATGAGCAGGCGCTGAACTATAACTCTCCGCTCGTATTCCTGACTGCCATGATGCTGGCTGCAGAACAACCGGAGAAGGTTTATGTATCTTCCATTACCTTGAATAAAACGACTGAAACCTTAAAGCTGCGTTCTCAATCCACGGTAACGGCGTCCGTTGGTCCGGAGACTGCCGAGAATAAAAGGGTAACGGTGAAGTCCAAGAATCCTAACGTGGCCAAGGTGGCATATGCCGTTTATGATGCAAGCACCGGACAAACCAGCTTTACGGTCTCGGCCGTCGGGATCGGATCAACACAGATTGTCGTCACGTCTCAAGACGGCAAAGCGTCAGCCCTTTATAACATCAGCGTAACCAGGAAGTAG
- a CDS encoding LacI family DNA-binding transcriptional regulator: MSNLKDVAELAGVGVGTVSRVINNHASVKPKTREKVLEAIKQLNYVPNEIARNFKMQKSNLVALLLPSIWNPFFSELAYYIEDELDREGYKLILCNSGGKPAKELYYFDTLSQNKVAGVLGITYNDIESSLDTEIPIVSIDRHFSKSVPCVTSDNYTGGRIAMRELYRAGVRKPAFLGVVTAIFSETMLRKKGFIDEAESLGLDYIVYEEPDPVMDDLKYFGNFFKVREHREVDGVFAITDIFAAKYIDQAQKYGIRVPQDVKVIGYDGIQDNTLFHPILSTIRQPVEEMARTSVRLLLSQIAGESVSLDTIRIPVQFRPGETT, translated from the coding sequence TTGTCAAACTTGAAAGATGTGGCGGAATTGGCCGGAGTTGGTGTGGGTACCGTATCGCGGGTCATCAACAATCATGCTTCCGTCAAACCGAAGACTCGGGAAAAGGTCCTGGAAGCGATTAAGCAGTTGAATTATGTGCCGAATGAAATCGCCAGGAACTTTAAAATGCAAAAATCCAATCTAGTCGCGCTGCTGCTGCCAAGCATATGGAATCCATTCTTCTCGGAGCTTGCTTATTACATTGAGGACGAGCTGGACCGTGAAGGCTACAAATTGATTCTGTGCAACAGCGGAGGCAAGCCGGCGAAGGAACTGTATTACTTCGATACGCTCAGCCAGAACAAAGTGGCGGGGGTTCTTGGGATTACCTATAACGATATTGAGAGCAGTCTGGATACGGAGATTCCGATCGTCAGCATCGACCGTCACTTTTCCAAATCCGTCCCCTGCGTTACGTCGGATAACTATACCGGCGGCCGGATTGCCATGAGGGAATTGTACAGGGCGGGTGTTCGTAAGCCGGCTTTCCTGGGCGTAGTGACCGCGATTTTTAGCGAGACGATGCTCCGGAAGAAAGGGTTCATTGACGAGGCGGAGTCCTTGGGGCTTGACTATATCGTCTACGAAGAGCCTGACCCTGTGATGGACGATCTGAAGTACTTCGGTAACTTCTTCAAGGTTAGAGAGCATCGCGAGGTCGATGGTGTATTTGCCATCACGGATATTTTTGCGGCCAAATACATCGATCAAGCGCAGAAGTACGGGATCCGTGTTCCTCAGGACGTGAAGGTGATCGGCTATGACGGCATTCAAGATAACACGCTTTTCCATCCCATTCTATCCACGATTCGCCAGCCGGTAGAGGAGATGGCCCGCACCTCGGTGAGACTGCTTCTGAGTCAAATCGCCGGAGAGTCGGTTTCGCTGGACACCATTCGGATTCCGGTACAGTTCAGGCCCGGGGAGACAACGTAG
- a CDS encoding ABC transporter permease, with product MNSSRFKAIANNYQLYLFLLPTLLYFAIFAYWPMYGVIIAFKDFSVTKGILGSPWVGFEHFERFFTSYNFKELIGNTLGLSVLGLIVTFPLPIVLALLLNQVSNLRFKKFVQTTVYAPFFISTVVLSGMILVFLSPTGIINQAIVQLSGKEPILFMSQPEYFKAIYILSDVWQGTGFSAIVYIAALAGVNPEIHEAAIVDGATKWQRILNVDLPSIMPTAIILLILAVGNVMGVGFEKAYLLQTPTNLPSSEIISTYVYKVGLKQSQYSFSAAVGLFNSVINLILLIAVNKTAKKLSNTSLF from the coding sequence TTGAATTCAAGTCGTTTCAAAGCGATTGCAAACAATTATCAGCTTTACCTTTTCTTGCTGCCCACGCTCTTGTATTTTGCAATTTTCGCTTATTGGCCCATGTACGGGGTCATCATCGCGTTTAAAGATTTTTCCGTGACGAAGGGAATCTTGGGGAGCCCCTGGGTAGGGTTCGAGCACTTCGAACGGTTCTTTACCTCCTATAACTTTAAGGAGCTGATTGGCAATACGCTTGGACTCAGTGTGCTTGGTCTGATCGTGACCTTTCCGCTCCCCATCGTTCTTGCCTTGCTGTTGAATCAAGTGTCGAACCTGCGTTTTAAGAAGTTCGTTCAAACCACGGTGTATGCCCCTTTCTTTATATCGACTGTCGTCTTGTCGGGCATGATTCTGGTTTTCCTGTCTCCGACGGGAATTATCAATCAGGCTATCGTGCAGTTGAGCGGAAAAGAACCGATTCTGTTTATGTCCCAGCCGGAGTATTTCAAAGCCATCTATATCTTATCCGATGTCTGGCAGGGGACAGGATTCAGTGCCATCGTCTATATTGCGGCCCTGGCCGGCGTGAATCCCGAAATTCATGAGGCGGCCATCGTCGATGGTGCAACGAAGTGGCAGCGTATCTTGAATGTCGATCTGCCTTCGATCATGCCTACAGCGATTATTCTCTTGATTCTGGCGGTCGGCAATGTGATGGGGGTGGGCTTCGAGAAGGCGTATCTGCTGCAGACACCGACCAATTTACCGAGCTCGGAAATTATCTCAACCTATGTTTACAAGGTGGGCCTGAAGCAATCTCAATACAGTTTCTCCGCTGCAGTGGGGTTATTTAACTCGGTCATTAATCTTATCCTGCTGATCGCCGTCAACAAAACCGCCAAAAAACTGTCCAATACAAGCTTATTCTAG
- a CDS encoding ABC transporter substrate-binding protein, whose protein sequence is MKKRYAASVVPLVMASLLVSACNKEAGDSNASKSNEGGTPAAEINMTGYPIVKDKVTLKFVSPKNPLAPSFGEMTFFKNLEAQSNVHIEWNNIASDGYQEKKNLLLATNDLPDAFYNAQFSDFDLIKYGSEGTIIPLENLIDKYMPNLKKLFEARPDLKAVVTAPDGHIYSLPYAEEMNLINMPNQMFINKKWLDQLNLKVPTTLDEYHDALKAFKDNNVNGKGTVIPLSWWFQGWCGNEGDLLGMFGAPDVTTDDHRIVKDGKVHYSLALPEYKEAIAYYHTWYKEGLIDKEIASMDGEKLKAKGKTTDETLGSFIWWEGAEIVGEERMKDYVLMPPLKNKEGQILIGKSNYSEYSRDSFVITKANKHPEITARWVDQLYEPKTAIQAHWGPIGEVYKEENGKLVNLPVPQGTTAGEYRIKVAPGGPVVITKDAFGKLVEMEPRAKQRLDELQKHYFPYQVKENYPFVFFSAEDLEQINQIETQLKEYTKQMKAKWLMEGGVEKEWDGYLKKLDQIGLQKLLQIYQKGYDDFKKNNS, encoded by the coding sequence TTGAAAAAAAGATATGCTGCGTCTGTTGTGCCATTGGTCATGGCAAGTCTGCTGGTAAGCGCATGCAACAAAGAAGCTGGGGATTCGAACGCGTCCAAGTCGAATGAAGGCGGTACTCCGGCGGCCGAAATCAATATGACCGGATACCCGATTGTAAAGGATAAGGTCACATTGAAGTTCGTATCCCCCAAAAATCCGTTAGCTCCGAGCTTCGGCGAAATGACCTTCTTCAAGAATCTGGAGGCCCAATCCAATGTGCATATTGAGTGGAATAATATCGCAAGCGACGGCTATCAAGAGAAGAAGAACTTGCTATTGGCGACAAACGATCTTCCGGATGCCTTCTATAACGCACAATTCTCGGATTTCGACTTGATTAAATACGGCAGCGAAGGAACCATCATCCCGCTGGAGAATCTGATCGATAAGTACATGCCGAACCTGAAGAAGTTATTCGAGGCGCGTCCGGATTTGAAAGCGGTGGTCACGGCCCCCGACGGGCATATCTACTCCTTGCCTTACGCAGAAGAGATGAATCTCATCAACATGCCCAACCAGATGTTCATCAACAAGAAGTGGCTGGATCAATTGAATCTGAAGGTGCCGACGACGCTGGATGAGTACCATGACGCCTTGAAGGCGTTCAAGGACAATAATGTGAACGGCAAGGGGACGGTCATTCCGCTTTCCTGGTGGTTCCAGGGCTGGTGCGGGAACGAAGGAGATCTGCTGGGGATGTTCGGAGCGCCGGACGTAACGACGGATGACCACCGGATCGTCAAAGACGGCAAGGTCCACTATTCGCTGGCTCTCCCGGAATATAAGGAAGCCATTGCCTACTACCATACTTGGTACAAAGAGGGATTGATCGATAAGGAAATCGCCAGCATGGATGGGGAGAAGCTGAAGGCAAAGGGCAAAACCACCGATGAAACCCTGGGATCCTTTATTTGGTGGGAAGGAGCCGAGATTGTCGGCGAAGAGCGGATGAAAGATTACGTCCTGATGCCGCCTCTCAAAAATAAAGAAGGCCAAATTCTCATCGGCAAAAGCAACTACTCCGAGTACTCTCGCGACTCTTTCGTGATTACGAAGGCGAACAAGCATCCGGAAATTACTGCCCGCTGGGTAGACCAGCTGTATGAACCTAAGACGGCGATCCAGGCGCACTGGGGACCGATCGGTGAAGTGTACAAGGAAGAGAACGGCAAGCTTGTGAACCTGCCGGTGCCGCAAGGGACAACGGCCGGCGAATACCGTATTAAAGTAGCTCCAGGCGGACCGGTTGTCATTACGAAGGACGCATTCGGCAAGCTGGTGGAGATGGAGCCGCGCGCGAAGCAGCGTTTGGACGAACTGCAAAAGCATTACTTCCCGTACCAGGTAAAAGAAAATTATCCTTTCGTCTTCTTCTCCGCAGAAGATCTGGAGCAAATCAACCAGATCGAGACCCAGCTCAAAGAGTATACGAAGCAAATGAAAGCGAAGTGGCTCATGGAAGGCGGCGTCGAGAAAGAATGGGACGGCTACCTGAAGAAACTGGATCAGATCGGACTGCAAAAGCTGCTCCAAATCTACCAAAAGGGCTACGACGATTTCAAGAAGAACAACAGCTAA
- a CDS encoding glycoside hydrolase family 32 protein, which translates to MTTPYLNEKFQNEKFQNEKFRPQFHFTPSAHWMNDPNGMVYFEGEYHLFYQHHPNGTTWGPMHWGHAVSSDLVHWEHLPIALKPDHNGFIFSGSAVVDWKDSSGLFGGRPGLVAIFTHADQYPDSDRPRQRQSLAYSTDQGRSWTMYENNPVLANELYTDFRDPKVFWHEQKQHWVMVLAAGDHVQFYTSNDLKLWTFASEFGTAEGSHEGVWECPDLIELPVEGSEGECKWVLIVSIGDHPDHPEGSRTQYFIGQFDGRTFTNENAADTVLWLDHGRDNYAGVTWSDVQRPDQAKLFIGWMSNWKYCNLTPTKEWRSAMTLPRELRLRRTPSGIRVVQQPVSELQELRQQEQSRQWGGVTIRPGDNLLKDVTGDRYELICEFDVGSAEEVGFHLRTSDTEKTVVGYRAAERKLFVCRTHSGESAFHPGFACRHDARLEPLEGRIHLHLFVDHSSIEIFANHGEVAVTDQIFPDPSSVGLELYARGGEATIHRLDFHPLQSIYSYAPISRR; encoded by the coding sequence TTGACCACTCCATACCTGAATGAAAAATTCCAGAATGAAAAATTTCAGAACGAAAAGTTTCGTCCGCAATTTCACTTTACCCCTTCGGCCCATTGGATGAATGACCCGAACGGCATGGTTTATTTCGAAGGGGAGTACCATCTGTTTTATCAGCATCATCCGAATGGGACAACGTGGGGGCCGATGCATTGGGGACATGCGGTCAGTTCGGATCTGGTGCATTGGGAGCATTTGCCGATCGCGTTGAAGCCGGATCACAACGGTTTTATATTCTCGGGCAGCGCCGTAGTGGATTGGAAGGATAGCAGCGGCCTCTTCGGCGGCCGGCCGGGCCTTGTGGCGATATTCACGCACGCTGACCAGTACCCGGATTCCGACCGTCCCAGACAGCGGCAGAGCCTGGCCTACAGCACGGATCAAGGCAGAAGCTGGACGATGTACGAGAACAATCCTGTTCTTGCGAACGAGCTGTATACGGATTTCCGGGATCCTAAAGTATTCTGGCATGAGCAGAAGCAGCATTGGGTCATGGTGCTGGCTGCCGGTGATCATGTTCAGTTCTACACCTCGAATGATTTGAAGCTTTGGACCTTCGCCAGTGAATTTGGCACGGCGGAAGGTTCACATGAGGGGGTATGGGAATGCCCCGATCTCATTGAGCTGCCGGTCGAGGGCTCGGAAGGCGAGTGCAAGTGGGTGCTGATTGTCAGTATCGGAGATCATCCCGATCATCCGGAGGGTTCCAGAACTCAATATTTCATAGGACAGTTCGACGGAAGGACCTTTACGAATGAGAATGCTGCGGATACGGTGCTGTGGCTGGATCACGGCCGGGACAATTATGCCGGTGTTACCTGGTCGGATGTTCAGCGGCCGGATCAAGCGAAGCTGTTTATCGGATGGATGAGCAACTGGAAATATTGCAATCTGACGCCGACGAAGGAATGGAGAAGCGCCATGACGCTTCCGAGAGAGCTGCGGCTGCGGCGTACACCTTCCGGCATTCGAGTGGTGCAGCAGCCGGTTTCCGAGCTGCAGGAACTGAGGCAGCAGGAGCAGAGCCGGCAGTGGGGGGGCGTAACCATTCGTCCCGGGGATAACCTGTTGAAGGATGTGACGGGCGACCGATACGAACTGATTTGCGAATTTGACGTTGGCAGCGCGGAGGAAGTCGGGTTTCATCTTCGAACCTCGGATACGGAGAAGACGGTAGTCGGATATCGTGCGGCCGAAAGAAAGCTGTTCGTCTGCCGAACCCACTCTGGCGAAAGTGCATTTCATCCTGGCTTCGCATGCAGGCATGACGCACGGCTTGAGCCCCTTGAAGGCCGGATTCATCTTCATTTATTCGTCGACCACTCTTCCATTGAGATCTTCGCCAATCACGGGGAAGTGGCCGTGACCGACCAAATCTTCCCTGACCCATCCAGCGTAGGTCTGGAGCTGTATGCCCGCGGCGGTGAAGCGACCATTCATCGCTTGGACTTCCACCCGCTTCAATCCATCTATTCATACGCGCCGATCTCAAGACGATAA